A stretch of the Streptomyces sp. NBC_00078 genome encodes the following:
- a CDS encoding alpha/beta hydrolase, with product MTVFILVAGAFTGAHVWQDTAARLAASGAEVHAVALTGLDGSRRGTGVRIDLETHIAEVIAAIDSVDAAAGGDIVLVGHDYGIHPVVGAADRRAERIARIVCLDTGMPKDGVPALAAVPDPDLRARVAERAGTGAGTEGADGMPAPKSRAEWQRWGSTAGVPGIALDRLVALAAPQPTATLLQPLRLTGAVTAVPTTGVLCTKNGASIALVQQLVSLGDPDLRFLTDPRVTFFELATGHWPMLSCPTELAVALLRAAAGEGQRLKPADDTQPPPHLRPFPLDVPQLPRERRGNVDLYLPPDAEDPRPAVVFVHGGPVPAGVRPTPRDWPTLMGYARLVAAQGAVGVTLDHRLHDVADYERAAEDVAAAVELARADPRVDADRIALWFFSAGGLVMADWLRARPVWLRCVAATYPVLAPLPNWGAAGSRFSPAEAVAHAGNLPVVLTRVGLEMPEIAVTVEEFLAAAKDAGTDVEVVDVPHGRHGFETLAPVDEWRDAVHRAMGSVLARLTPTAFAYPPTTERGRGSNPATR from the coding sequence ATGACCGTATTCATTCTGGTGGCAGGCGCGTTCACCGGCGCACACGTGTGGCAGGACACGGCCGCGCGGCTGGCCGCGTCGGGCGCGGAGGTGCACGCGGTCGCCCTCACCGGACTCGACGGGTCCCGGCGCGGTACGGGGGTCCGCATCGACCTGGAGACACACATCGCGGAAGTGATCGCGGCGATCGACTCGGTGGACGCGGCGGCCGGTGGGGACATCGTGCTGGTCGGCCACGACTACGGCATCCATCCCGTGGTGGGTGCCGCCGACCGGCGGGCGGAGCGCATCGCCCGGATCGTCTGCCTGGACACGGGGATGCCCAAGGACGGCGTCCCGGCCCTGGCCGCGGTGCCCGACCCGGACCTGCGCGCGCGGGTGGCCGAGCGTGCCGGGACGGGGGCCGGGACTGAGGGGGCCGACGGGATGCCGGCGCCCAAGTCCCGTGCGGAATGGCAGCGTTGGGGCAGCACCGCCGGCGTCCCCGGCATCGCGCTGGACCGGCTCGTCGCGCTGGCCGCACCGCAGCCGACGGCCACCCTGCTCCAGCCGCTGCGGCTGACCGGCGCGGTGACCGCGGTCCCCACCACCGGCGTGCTGTGCACCAAGAACGGCGCGAGCATCGCGCTGGTCCAACAGCTGGTGAGCCTGGGCGACCCCGACCTGCGGTTCCTGACCGATCCCCGGGTGACCTTCTTCGAACTGGCCACCGGACACTGGCCGATGCTGTCCTGCCCGACCGAACTCGCGGTGGCCCTGCTGCGCGCCGCGGCCGGCGAGGGACAGCGGCTCAAGCCGGCCGACGACACCCAACCGCCCCCGCATCTACGGCCGTTCCCGCTGGACGTGCCCCAACTCCCGCGCGAACGCAGGGGCAACGTCGACCTGTACCTGCCGCCCGACGCCGAGGACCCGCGCCCGGCGGTGGTCTTCGTGCACGGCGGCCCGGTGCCCGCCGGGGTCCGGCCGACCCCGCGGGACTGGCCGACCCTGATGGGGTACGCCCGCCTCGTGGCAGCGCAGGGTGCGGTGGGCGTCACCCTGGACCACCGGCTGCACGACGTGGCCGACTACGAGCGCGCCGCCGAGGACGTGGCCGCCGCGGTGGAACTGGCGCGGGCCGACCCGCGGGTGGACGCGGACCGGATCGCGCTGTGGTTCTTCTCGGCGGGCGGGCTCGTCATGGCGGACTGGTTGCGGGCTCGACCGGTGTGGCTGCGCTGCGTCGCCGCGACCTATCCGGTCCTGGCGCCGCTGCCGAACTGGGGGGCGGCCGGCAGCAGGTTCTCGCCCGCCGAGGCGGTGGCGCACGCGGGCAACCTACCGGTCGTACTCACCCGCGTGGGCCTGGAGATGCCCGAGATCGCCGTCACCGTCGAGGAGTTCCTGGCCGCGGCCAAGGACGCCGGGACGGACGTCGAGGTGGTCGACGTACCGCACGGCCGACACGGCTTCGAGACGCTCGCCCCCGTCGACGAGTGGCGTGACGCCGTCCACCGCGCGATGGGGTCGGTGCTGGCGCGTCTGACGCCGACGGCGTTCGCCTACCCGCCCACGACCGAGCGCGGCCGGGGCTCGAACCCCGCCACCCGGTAG
- a CDS encoding GNAT family N-acetyltransferase: MAARILPAHVTDIQQVLADHARYWGDRDTRALHLLPLVHEFGPTCLVARSDDGILGYLLGFVTPDGTGYVHVVATRDDARGIGLGRALYAAFAEAARRQGAVRLKAITTVGNEGSVAFHRRLGFDVRLEEAYNGPGQPRMVFTRTEI, translated from the coding sequence ATGGCCGCACGGATCCTCCCCGCCCATGTCACCGACATCCAGCAGGTCCTGGCGGACCACGCCCGCTACTGGGGCGACCGCGACACGCGCGCCCTCCATCTCCTGCCCCTGGTGCACGAGTTCGGGCCGACGTGTCTGGTCGCCCGTTCGGACGACGGCATCCTCGGCTATCTGCTCGGCTTCGTCACGCCCGACGGCACCGGGTACGTGCATGTGGTCGCGACGAGGGACGACGCCCGCGGTATCGGTCTGGGGCGCGCGTTGTACGCGGCCTTCGCCGAGGCCGCGCGGCGTCAGGGCGCGGTCCGGCTGAAGGCGATCACGACCGTCGGCAACGAGGGTTCCGTGGCCTTCCATCGCCGCCTGGGCTTCGATGTCCGTCTGGAGGAGGCGTACAACGGCCCCGGTCAGCCCCGGATGGTCTTCACCCGTACGGAGATCTGA
- a CDS encoding ATP-binding cassette domain-containing protein, with product MTSNGTGTHGAILQDTVPEGEDSPIVELRDAGKSYGNIRALHGVSLQVRPSQVTCVLGDNGAGKSTLIKIISGLHQHTEGEFLVDGAPVRFSTPRDALDKGIATVYQDLATVPLMPVWRNFFLGSEMTKGPWPVRRLDIERMKRTADEELRNMGIVLDNLEQPIGTLSGGQRQCVAIARAVYFGARVLILDEPTAALGVKQSGVVLKYIAAARDRGLGVIFITHNPHHAYMVGDHFSVLRLGTLELSAERSDITLEELTNHMAGGAELAALKHELSQVSGVDVEGLPEAADLTATVAETPEGTS from the coding sequence ATGACAAGCAACGGAACCGGAACTCACGGAGCCATCCTCCAGGACACCGTGCCCGAGGGCGAGGACAGCCCGATCGTCGAACTGCGCGACGCGGGCAAGTCCTACGGCAACATCCGTGCCCTGCACGGGGTGAGCCTGCAGGTCCGCCCCAGCCAGGTCACCTGTGTGCTGGGCGACAACGGCGCCGGCAAGTCCACCCTCATCAAGATCATCTCGGGGCTGCACCAGCACACCGAGGGCGAGTTCCTCGTGGACGGCGCCCCGGTGCGCTTCTCCACCCCGCGCGACGCGCTCGACAAGGGCATCGCCACCGTCTACCAGGACCTCGCGACCGTCCCGCTGATGCCCGTATGGCGCAACTTCTTCCTCGGCTCCGAGATGACCAAGGGCCCCTGGCCCGTGCGCCGCCTCGACATCGAGCGGATGAAGAGGACCGCGGACGAGGAACTGCGCAACATGGGCATCGTCCTGGACAACCTCGAACAGCCCATCGGCACCCTCTCCGGCGGCCAGCGCCAGTGCGTCGCCATCGCCCGCGCCGTCTACTTCGGCGCCCGCGTGCTGATCCTGGACGAGCCCACCGCCGCGCTGGGTGTGAAGCAGTCCGGCGTCGTGCTCAAGTACATCGCCGCGGCCCGCGACCGGGGCCTGGGCGTCATCTTCATCACCCACAACCCGCACCACGCCTACATGGTCGGCGACCACTTCAGCGTGCTGCGCCTGGGCACCCTCGAACTCTCCGCCGAACGCAGCGACATCACCCTTGAGGAACTGACCAACCACATGGCCGGCGGCGCCGAACTCGCCGCACTCAAGCATGAGTTGTCCCAGGTCAGTGGTGTCGACGTCGAGGGGCTCCCCGAAGCGGCCGACCTCACCGCCACCGTGGCCGAGACCCCGGAAGGAACCTCCTGA
- a CDS encoding FAD/NAD(P)-binding protein has product MNAPSPARSYPARRDRQRHGPSGLALPREQERAGHRVTVVEEQETVAGRFQSVHVDGRAYDQ; this is encoded by the coding sequence GTGAACGCGCCGTCTCCCGCGAGGAGTTACCCTGCGCGGCGTGATCGTCAACGGCACGGGCCGAGCGGGCTCGCCCTCCCTCGTGAACAGGAGCGCGCCGGACACCGGGTGACCGTCGTGGAGGAGCAGGAGACGGTGGCCGGGAGGTTCCAGAGCGTGCACGTCGACGGCCGGGCCTACGACCAGTAA
- a CDS encoding MerR family transcriptional regulator: MSYDGLWSIGELAEHAGVTVKTVRFYSDRGLLPETSRSAGGHRRYGHGALDRLRLIRSLRGLDLPLPEVRRVLDEAEGEPGGAFEQAVAGRLDALGSELRALRWREAALRLVQECPPGERADRLRLIGAVSAPPSTAPLARFWRAWLPVRMPARSVAAFLEVAVPQPPDDPDPAQVLAFARLHALTTGPCTGAGQPQPEAHRAAGARGSTVLYAGLAEAYDLAGERLRRDLAPCPDEALDAFVAAYASAYGTRDTPDFRRLLARQLAADPRIDRYWELVTVVVTPPGGRPEPTPGSAHDWLLAALAEQTAATA; the protein is encoded by the coding sequence ATGTCCTACGACGGCCTGTGGAGCATCGGGGAGCTAGCCGAACATGCGGGCGTCACCGTCAAGACGGTGCGCTTCTACTCCGACCGCGGTCTGCTGCCGGAGACCTCGCGCAGCGCCGGCGGACACCGCCGCTACGGCCACGGCGCCCTGGACCGGCTGCGGTTGATCCGTTCCCTGCGCGGCCTCGACCTGCCGCTGCCCGAGGTACGCCGCGTCCTCGACGAGGCTGAGGGCGAGCCGGGCGGCGCGTTCGAGCAGGCGGTGGCCGGCCGGCTGGACGCACTCGGCTCCGAGCTGAGGGCCCTGCGCTGGCGGGAGGCCGCGCTGCGGCTGGTGCAGGAGTGTCCGCCCGGGGAGCGGGCCGACCGGCTGCGTCTGATCGGTGCGGTGAGCGCCCCGCCGAGTACGGCCCCGCTGGCCCGGTTCTGGCGTGCCTGGCTGCCGGTGCGGATGCCGGCGCGGTCGGTCGCCGCGTTCCTGGAGGTGGCGGTTCCGCAGCCGCCGGACGATCCGGACCCGGCCCAGGTGCTCGCGTTCGCCCGGCTGCACGCCCTCACGACCGGCCCGTGCACCGGCGCCGGGCAGCCGCAGCCGGAGGCGCACCGGGCCGCGGGCGCCCGCGGGTCGACCGTCCTGTACGCGGGCCTCGCCGAGGCGTACGACCTGGCGGGCGAGCGACTGCGCCGGGACCTCGCCCCGTGCCCCGACGAGGCGCTGGACGCCTTCGTCGCCGCGTACGCGAGCGCGTACGGCACCCGGGACACCCCGGACTTCCGCCGGCTGCTGGCGCGGCAGCTCGCGGCCGACCCACGGATCGACCGCTACTGGGAGCTGGTGACCGTGGTGGTGACCCCTCCGGGCGGCCGTCCGGAGCCGACCCCCGGATCGGCGCACGACTGGCTGCTCGCGGCCCTGGCCGAGCAGACCGCGGCGACCGCCTGA
- a CDS encoding Gfo/Idh/MocA family oxidoreductase, which translates to MRIGILGLGRIGAFHAETLSGLDAVESLVLTDPFADAAKSAAERFGGEVVDSPEALLAAGVDGIVIAAATDAHPGLILAGVEAGVPVFCEKPVARTMAEGAEVLKAVEGSDVPIQIGYNRRFDAGFVAARAAVRSGELGKLHTVRSTTLDPAPPPAAYIAASGGIFRDCSVHDFDIIRWVTGREVAEVYAVGGNRGADYIKAAGDADTTGAILTLDDGTIAVVSNSRHNARGYDVRMEIHGFQDSIAVGLEDKLPLRSVEPGVTFPAGTPHDFFMDRFTEAYRAELTAFTEVVAGARPSPCTVADALEAGWIADACTLSLHEHRPVTIAEVRTA; encoded by the coding sequence ATGCGTATCGGAATCCTCGGCCTCGGCCGCATCGGCGCCTTCCATGCCGAGACCCTCTCCGGACTCGACGCGGTCGAGTCGCTGGTGCTCACCGACCCGTTCGCGGACGCCGCCAAGTCCGCGGCGGAGCGCTTCGGCGGCGAGGTCGTGGACTCGCCGGAGGCCCTGCTGGCCGCCGGTGTGGACGGCATCGTGATCGCGGCCGCGACGGACGCACATCCCGGGCTGATCCTGGCCGGGGTCGAGGCCGGTGTCCCGGTCTTCTGCGAGAAGCCCGTCGCCAGGACGATGGCCGAGGGGGCCGAGGTCCTCAAGGCCGTCGAGGGCAGCGATGTGCCGATCCAGATCGGCTACAACCGCCGCTTCGACGCCGGCTTCGTCGCCGCCCGCGCGGCCGTGCGGAGCGGCGAGCTGGGCAAGCTGCACACCGTACGGTCGACCACGCTGGACCCGGCGCCCCCGCCGGCCGCGTATATCGCCGCGTCCGGCGGCATCTTCCGGGACTGCTCCGTGCATGACTTCGACATCATCCGCTGGGTGACGGGCCGCGAGGTCGCCGAGGTGTACGCGGTCGGCGGCAACCGGGGCGCCGACTACATCAAGGCCGCGGGCGACGCCGACACCACCGGCGCCATCCTCACCCTGGACGACGGCACGATCGCCGTGGTGTCCAACTCGCGCCACAACGCCCGAGGTTACGACGTCCGCATGGAGATCCACGGATTCCAGGACTCCATCGCGGTGGGCCTGGAGGACAAGCTGCCGCTGCGCTCGGTCGAGCCCGGCGTGACCTTCCCGGCCGGCACCCCGCACGACTTCTTCATGGACCGCTTCACCGAGGCCTACCGTGCCGAACTCACCGCGTTCACCGAGGTCGTCGCCGGGGCCCGGCCCTCACCCTGCACGGTGGCGGACGCGCTGGAGGCCGGCTGGATCGCCGACGCGTGCACCCTGTCGCTGCACGAGCACCGGCCCGTGACGATCGCCGAGGTCCGCACCGCCTGA
- a CDS encoding ABC transporter permease has protein sequence MRMTQHAEPAVKTPPAPGPKGSDGRTAERPLMVRVLARPEVGVFLGAVAVYVFFLIAAPPVRDGSSMANILYQSSTLGIVTIPVALLMIGGEFDLSAGVGVITSALTASMISYQLTMNVWVGVIAALIVSLGIGFFNGWMVVKTGLPSFLVTLGTFLILQGVNLAVTKMVTGNVATDDISNMDGFDQARKVFASSFDIGGVQVKITVFWWLLFAAIASWVLLRTKYGNWTFAVGGNKESARAVGVPVAFTKISLFMLVGFGAWFVGMHQLFSFNTVQSGEGVGIELIYISGAVIGGCLLTGGYGSAIGPVFGAFMFGMVQQGIVYAGWNPDWFKAFLGVMLLGAVLINLWVQRAMTRR, from the coding sequence ATCCGTATGACCCAGCACGCCGAGCCGGCGGTGAAGACACCGCCGGCCCCCGGCCCCAAGGGGAGCGACGGCCGTACGGCCGAGCGTCCCCTGATGGTCAGGGTGTTGGCCCGTCCCGAGGTGGGCGTCTTCCTCGGCGCCGTCGCGGTGTACGTGTTCTTCCTGATCGCGGCGCCGCCGGTGCGCGACGGCAGCTCGATGGCGAACATCCTCTACCAGTCCTCCACACTCGGGATCGTGACGATCCCGGTGGCCCTGCTGATGATCGGCGGCGAGTTCGACCTGTCGGCCGGTGTCGGGGTGATCACCTCGGCGCTGACCGCGAGCATGATCAGCTACCAGCTGACGATGAACGTATGGGTCGGTGTGATCGCCGCGCTGATCGTGTCGCTGGGCATCGGGTTCTTCAACGGCTGGATGGTGGTCAAAACCGGCCTGCCCAGCTTCCTGGTCACCCTGGGCACCTTCCTGATCCTGCAGGGCGTCAACCTCGCGGTGACCAAGATGGTCACCGGCAACGTGGCCACCGACGACATCAGCAACATGGACGGCTTCGACCAGGCCAGGAAGGTCTTCGCCTCCAGCTTCGACATCGGCGGCGTCCAGGTGAAGATCACCGTCTTCTGGTGGCTGCTGTTCGCGGCGATCGCCTCGTGGGTGCTGCTGCGCACCAAGTACGGCAACTGGACCTTCGCGGTCGGCGGCAACAAGGAGTCGGCCCGCGCGGTCGGTGTCCCGGTGGCCTTCACCAAGATCTCGCTGTTCATGCTGGTCGGCTTCGGTGCCTGGTTCGTGGGCATGCACCAGCTGTTCTCGTTCAACACCGTGCAGTCCGGCGAGGGCGTCGGCATCGAGCTGATCTACATCTCCGGGGCGGTGATCGGCGGCTGCCTGCTGACCGGCGGCTACGGCTCGGCGATCGGCCCGGTCTTCGGCGCGTTCATGTTCGGCATGGTGCAGCAGGGCATCGTCTACGCCGGCTGGAACCCCGACTGGTTCAAGGCCTTCCTCGGCGTCATGCTGCTCGGCGCCGTCCTGATCAACCTGTGGGTCCAGCGCGCCATGACCAGGAGGTGA
- a CDS encoding sugar ABC transporter substrate-binding protein: MDRSSHPRSRRFVPVVAVAAAAALTLAGCSSSSGGKKSEEGGANASAGKATTPRMTVALVTHQAPGDTFWDIVRKGAQAAADKDNIKLIYSADPNAGTQSNLVQNAIDQKVDGIAVTLAKPDALKGVIGKAKSANIPVVGLNSGLSDWKKLGLMEFFGQDETVAGEALGNKLNALGSKKALCVIQEQGNVGLTQRCDGVEKTFSGKLERAYVNGTDAPSVQSTITAKLKQDSAIDHVVALGAPIALIAVQSVSDAGSKAKVATFDLNKELTGAISKGTIEFAVDQQPYLQGYLAVDSLWLYKNNGNYSGGGEQPVLTGPAFVDKSNVDVVAKFAAKGTR; the protein is encoded by the coding sequence TGGCGGTGGCCGCAGCAGCTGCCCTGACCCTTGCCGGCTGTTCCAGCAGTTCGGGGGGCAAGAAGTCCGAAGAGGGCGGCGCCAACGCCTCGGCCGGCAAGGCGACCACGCCCCGCATGACCGTCGCGCTGGTCACGCACCAGGCTCCCGGAGACACCTTCTGGGACATCGTCCGCAAGGGCGCCCAGGCAGCCGCGGACAAGGACAACATCAAGCTCATCTACTCCGCCGACCCGAACGCGGGCACCCAGTCCAACCTGGTGCAGAACGCGATCGACCAGAAGGTCGACGGCATCGCGGTCACTCTCGCAAAGCCGGACGCCCTGAAGGGCGTCATCGGCAAGGCGAAGTCGGCGAACATACCGGTGGTGGGCCTCAACTCCGGTCTCAGCGACTGGAAGAAGCTCGGCCTCATGGAGTTCTTCGGCCAGGACGAGACGGTGGCCGGTGAGGCGCTCGGCAACAAGCTGAACGCACTCGGATCCAAGAAGGCCCTCTGCGTCATTCAGGAGCAGGGCAACGTCGGCCTCACCCAGCGCTGCGACGGCGTGGAGAAGACGTTCTCCGGCAAGCTGGAGAGGGCCTATGTCAACGGCACCGACGCGCCGTCCGTGCAGTCGACGATCACCGCCAAGCTCAAGCAGGACAGCGCGATCGACCATGTGGTCGCCCTCGGCGCCCCGATCGCCCTGATCGCCGTGCAGTCGGTCAGCGACGCGGGCAGCAAGGCCAAGGTCGCCACCTTCGACCTCAACAAGGAACTGACCGGAGCCATCAGCAAGGGCACCATCGAGTTCGCGGTGGACCAGCAGCCGTATCTGCAGGGCTACCTGGCGGTCGACTCGCTGTGGCTCTACAAGAACAACGGCAACTACAGCGGCGGCGGTGAGCAGCCCGTCCTGACCGGGCCGGCCTTCGTCGACAAGTCGAACGTCGACGTGGTCGCCAAGTTCGCCGCGAAGGGCACTCGGTGA
- a CDS encoding Gfo/Idh/MocA family protein translates to MAQPGTLQVAVVGTGKMGADHVRRIQEVTSGARVTAVVDVDAERAKAVAARVDGCTAYTDPAAAMAAADVDAVLVASPGPAHEAALLWAFEHGLPVLCEKPLTPDAASALRVLEAEQRLGRRLVQVGFMRRYDAEYMKLKSLLNTGQLGRPLMLHNRHRNVASPPGWSSEMLINDSVVHEMDVTRWLLDQEITAVTVLRPTPSANAPDGIQDPQFVVFETDGGAVVDVEIFVNCGFGYQVQAEMVCERGIARIGDGHAMVTNMAGRWGGTIAQDFVERFADAYDREVQAWVDATRRGEVTGPSVWDGYAVAAVCEAGVRALEEGGRVEVRLVERPALYR, encoded by the coding sequence ATGGCTCAGCCCGGAACACTGCAAGTCGCCGTCGTCGGCACCGGCAAGATGGGCGCCGACCATGTACGCCGTATCCAGGAGGTCACCAGCGGGGCCAGAGTGACCGCCGTCGTGGACGTGGACGCGGAACGCGCCAAGGCCGTCGCGGCTCGCGTCGACGGCTGCACCGCCTACACCGACCCGGCTGCCGCCATGGCGGCAGCCGATGTCGACGCCGTACTGGTCGCCTCCCCGGGGCCCGCCCACGAAGCGGCCCTCCTGTGGGCGTTCGAGCACGGTCTGCCCGTCCTGTGCGAGAAGCCGCTCACCCCCGACGCGGCGTCCGCACTGCGCGTGCTGGAGGCCGAACAGCGGCTGGGCCGGCGCCTGGTCCAGGTCGGCTTCATGCGGCGCTACGACGCCGAGTACATGAAACTCAAATCCCTGCTGAACACCGGTCAGCTGGGTCGCCCGCTGATGCTGCACAACCGGCACCGCAACGTCGCCTCCCCGCCCGGGTGGAGCAGCGAGATGCTCATCAACGACTCCGTCGTGCACGAGATGGACGTGACGCGCTGGCTCCTCGACCAGGAGATCACCGCCGTCACGGTCCTGCGTCCGACGCCGTCCGCCAACGCGCCGGACGGGATCCAGGACCCGCAGTTCGTCGTCTTCGAAACCGACGGCGGCGCCGTCGTCGACGTCGAGATCTTCGTCAACTGCGGCTTCGGCTACCAGGTCCAGGCCGAGATGGTGTGCGAACGCGGCATCGCCCGCATCGGCGACGGCCACGCCATGGTCACCAACATGGCCGGCCGCTGGGGCGGCACCATCGCCCAGGACTTCGTCGAACGCTTCGCCGACGCCTACGACCGCGAGGTCCAGGCCTGGGTCGACGCCACCCGCCGCGGCGAGGTCACCGGCCCGAGCGTGTGGGACGGCTACGCGGTGGCGGCGGTGTGCGAGGCGGGGGTGCGGGCGCTGGAAGAGGGCGGCCGGGTGGAGGTGCGGCTGGTGGAGCGGCCTGCGCTGTACCGCTGA
- a CDS encoding Gfo/Idh/MocA family protein, whose product MSDTVRGPLRIGVLGAARITERALIDPARTGGHRLVAVAARDRSRAEAFAAGHSVERVADSYAGLLADPEVEVVYNPLANGLHGPWNSAALAAGKHVLSEKPSASNAEEAAEVREAAAKAGTVFMEAFHYLFHPLTRRLHELLESGELGDLQRVETTVAIPAPADTDPRWSLPLAGGAVMDLGCYSLHAQRMLAPWAGGAPRLARARGGERAGAPGVDEWLDADLEFPGGASGSARCHMAYDKLEMSCRIVGSRGEVHAPNFVLPQLDDRLVVRTAKGERTEHLGTRSSYTYQLEAFAARVREGVALPLDADDAVATMTLIDACYRVAGFEPRPRSVVGG is encoded by the coding sequence ATGAGCGACACGGTCCGCGGCCCCTTGCGCATCGGCGTCCTGGGCGCCGCACGGATCACCGAGCGCGCCCTGATCGACCCCGCCCGCACGGGCGGACACCGCCTGGTCGCGGTGGCCGCCCGCGACCGGTCCCGCGCCGAGGCCTTCGCCGCCGGGCACAGCGTGGAGCGGGTCGCGGACTCGTACGCCGGCCTGCTCGCCGACCCCGAGGTCGAGGTCGTCTACAACCCGCTCGCCAACGGCCTGCACGGCCCGTGGAACAGCGCCGCCCTCGCGGCCGGCAAGCACGTACTGAGCGAGAAGCCGTCCGCGAGCAACGCGGAGGAGGCCGCCGAGGTGCGGGAGGCGGCGGCGAAGGCCGGCACGGTCTTCATGGAGGCGTTCCACTACCTCTTCCACCCGCTCACCCGGCGTCTGCACGAGCTGCTCGAAAGCGGTGAACTGGGCGACCTGCAGCGGGTGGAGACGACGGTCGCGATCCCGGCCCCCGCGGACACCGACCCGCGCTGGTCCCTGCCGCTCGCCGGCGGCGCCGTGATGGACCTGGGCTGCTACAGCCTGCACGCGCAGCGGATGCTGGCGCCCTGGGCGGGCGGCGCGCCGCGCCTCGCCCGTGCGCGAGGCGGGGAGCGGGCCGGCGCACCGGGCGTCGACGAATGGCTCGACGCCGACCTGGAGTTCCCTGGCGGGGCCAGCGGGTCGGCGCGCTGCCACATGGCGTACGACAAGCTGGAGATGAGCTGCCGCATCGTCGGCAGCCGGGGCGAGGTCCACGCCCCGAACTTCGTCCTCCCCCAGCTCGACGACCGGCTGGTGGTCCGTACGGCAAAGGGCGAGCGGACGGAACACCTCGGGACCCGGTCGTCGTACACGTACCAGCTGGAGGCGTTCGCGGCGCGGGTCCGGGAGGGCGTTGCGCTGCCGCTGGACGCGGACGACGCGGTGGCGACGATGACGCTGATCGACGCGTGCTACCGGGTGGCGGGGTTCGAGCCCCGGCCGCGCTCGGTCGTGGGCGGGTAG
- a CDS encoding sugar phosphate isomerase/epimerase has product MAGALDRIRVGSAPDSWGVWFPDDPRQVPWERFLDEVAEAGYPWIELGPYGYLPTDPARLTDEITKRDLKVSAGTVFTGLHRGPAVWESTWEHVSQVAALTQAMGAQHLVVIPSFWRDDKTAEILEPPELTHEQWAHLTKGMERLGHEVKETYGLDIVVHPHADTHIDTEDHVERFLDSTDDELVSLCLDTGHYAYCGGDSVKLIETYGERIGYLHLKQVDPEILADVVQNEVPFGPAVQRGVMCEPPSGVPELEPVLAAAQRLGVELFAIVEQDMYPCEPDKPLPIAVRTRKFLRSCGA; this is encoded by the coding sequence ATGGCCGGCGCCCTGGACCGCATCCGGGTCGGATCGGCGCCCGACTCCTGGGGCGTCTGGTTCCCCGACGACCCCCGGCAGGTGCCCTGGGAACGCTTCCTCGACGAGGTCGCCGAGGCCGGCTACCCGTGGATCGAGCTGGGCCCGTACGGCTACCTGCCGACGGACCCGGCCCGACTCACCGACGAGATCACGAAGCGGGACCTGAAGGTCTCGGCGGGCACCGTCTTCACCGGGCTGCACCGCGGCCCGGCCGTCTGGGAGTCCACCTGGGAGCACGTCAGCCAGGTCGCCGCGCTCACCCAGGCCATGGGCGCGCAGCACCTGGTCGTCATCCCCTCCTTCTGGCGGGACGACAAGACCGCCGAGATCCTGGAGCCGCCGGAGCTGACCCACGAGCAGTGGGCCCATCTGACCAAGGGCATGGAACGGCTCGGGCACGAAGTGAAGGAGACCTACGGCCTCGACATCGTCGTGCACCCGCACGCCGACACCCACATCGACACCGAGGACCACGTCGAGCGCTTCCTCGACTCCACCGACGACGAACTGGTCAGCCTCTGCCTGGACACCGGGCACTACGCCTACTGCGGCGGCGACAGCGTCAAGCTGATCGAGACCTACGGCGAACGCATCGGCTATCTGCACCTCAAGCAGGTCGACCCGGAGATCCTCGCGGACGTAGTGCAGAACGAGGTCCCCTTCGGCCCCGCGGTGCAGCGCGGAGTGATGTGCGAGCCCCCGTCCGGTGTGCCGGAGCTGGAACCGGTGCTGGCCGCGGCGCAGCGGCTCGGGGTGGAGCTGTTCGCCATCGTCGAGCAGGACATGTACCCCTGCGAGCCGGACAAGCCGCTGCCGATCGCCGTGCGGACACGCAAGTTCCTGAGGTCCTGCGGCGCCTGA